One part of the Sporocytophaga myxococcoides DSM 11118 genome encodes these proteins:
- a CDS encoding CotH kinase family protein: protein MKNANKALVLVIMVINYLTLSAQDVPEKLSGDNVIGTGNNLHNAFDGNLETTFANITQSSGSWVGLNLGEKYVIEKISYCPAKGGASKLQLGVFEGANNPDFGDAVPLFIIKEVPKENILTKQIINCSKGFRYVRYVGPSGTYCNIAELEFYGQKGEGDNSNLYQLTNLPTITIHTKDAADIVSKDNYLKGIVTIISDNGAQVFTDSLEIKGRGNASWNFPKKPYKMKLYNKASLLKLPAKEKNWTLINNYGDKTLMRNLLAFDLSQRLDMSYTPAGKAVDVILNGEYKGTYQLCDQIEVAKQRIDIEKMAPEDVSLPNLSGGYLLEIDAYANEGTSWFVSTRTYTPVTIQYPKDDEIVPGQKSYITAYFNSMETALFSPGYKDEINGYSKYIDKGSFIRQFLVGEFSGNTDTYWSTYLYKKRNDDLFRFGPVWDFDIAYENDYRTYPINNNPEWVYVSKGSAAGGARSIVNRLLSDSSLYADLKSVYATYRDHGILNESTLLNVVNDYAVELEQSQQLNFIRWNILNSPVHMNPRTYGSYAAEVNNVKEYIKKRLVWMDRKLEYTPTVIASTGKKWNSKVIIRTDENSIQIYNTTQQQQVDVVDLLGRTIVSKTVAENTIINIEKGIYLVLVTSSSGESEVIKCIVP, encoded by the coding sequence ATGAAAAATGCAAATAAAGCCCTTGTGTTAGTAATTATGGTCATTAATTATTTGACACTAAGTGCACAAGATGTTCCGGAAAAACTCTCTGGTGACAATGTTATTGGTACTGGTAATAATTTACACAATGCATTTGATGGAAATTTAGAAACCACATTTGCTAATATTACACAAAGTAGTGGGAGCTGGGTAGGTTTAAATTTAGGCGAAAAATATGTAATTGAAAAGATTTCATATTGTCCCGCAAAAGGTGGAGCCTCAAAATTACAACTTGGAGTATTTGAAGGTGCAAATAATCCTGACTTCGGTGATGCCGTACCACTATTCATTATCAAGGAAGTCCCTAAAGAAAATATACTTACCAAGCAAATTATAAATTGTTCCAAAGGATTTCGATATGTAAGGTATGTAGGTCCTTCCGGTACTTATTGCAACATAGCTGAACTTGAATTTTATGGGCAAAAAGGGGAAGGTGATAATAGCAATCTCTACCAGCTAACAAATTTACCTACCATTACAATTCATACTAAAGATGCTGCTGATATAGTTTCAAAAGATAATTATCTAAAGGGAATAGTAACTATAATTTCTGATAATGGCGCTCAGGTATTTACTGATAGTCTTGAGATAAAAGGAAGAGGAAACGCCAGTTGGAATTTTCCAAAGAAACCATATAAGATGAAGCTCTATAATAAAGCTTCCTTATTGAAATTACCTGCTAAAGAGAAAAACTGGACACTTATAAATAACTATGGAGACAAAACTCTGATGAGAAACCTGTTGGCTTTTGATTTAAGCCAACGTTTGGATATGTCTTATACGCCTGCAGGAAAGGCAGTGGATGTTATTTTGAACGGGGAGTACAAAGGTACCTATCAATTATGCGATCAGATTGAAGTTGCAAAACAAAGAATTGATATAGAGAAAATGGCACCGGAAGATGTATCTCTGCCCAATTTGTCAGGAGGATACTTACTAGAAATTGATGCATATGCCAATGAGGGAACTTCTTGGTTTGTATCTACTAGAACTTATACTCCGGTAACTATCCAATATCCGAAAGACGATGAGATTGTACCAGGACAGAAAAGTTATATAACTGCTTATTTCAATTCAATGGAAACTGCATTGTTTTCACCCGGCTACAAAGACGAAATAAATGGATACTCAAAATACATAGATAAAGGAAGTTTTATACGTCAATTTTTAGTGGGTGAGTTTAGTGGCAATACGGACACATATTGGAGTACTTACCTATATAAGAAAAGGAATGATGATCTCTTTAGATTTGGTCCGGTATGGGACTTTGATATAGCATACGAAAACGATTACCGTACTTATCCTATCAATAATAATCCGGAATGGGTTTATGTCTCTAAAGGAAGTGCTGCGGGAGGAGCACGCTCAATAGTGAATAGGTTACTTTCCGATTCAAGTCTATATGCTGATTTAAAATCTGTATATGCTACATATCGGGATCATGGAATATTGAATGAATCAACTTTGTTAAATGTTGTTAATGATTATGCAGTTGAATTAGAGCAATCTCAACAGTTAAATTTTATTCGTTGGAATATACTCAATTCTCCGGTTCACATGAATCCGAGAACCTATGGGAGTTATGCTGCTGAAGTAAATAATGTAAAGGAGTATATCAAAAAAAGATTAGTTTGGATGGATAGAAAATTAGAGTATACTCCTACAGTTATTGCTTCTACCGGTAAGAAATGGAATTCGAAAGTCATTATACGTACAGATGAAAACAGTATACAGATCTATAATACTACCCAGCAACAACAAGTTGATGTTGTTGATCTTTTAGGAAGAACCATTGTTTCCAAAACAGTAGCAGAAAATACTATCATTAACATAGAAAAAGGAATTTATCTGGTTCTTGTGACAAGCTCATCAGGGGAATCTGAAGTTATAAAATGTATAGTGCCTTAA
- a CDS encoding YncE family protein, which produces MKNITGFVCAGIFLLSACVSDKAKDVKPEIPVAAKPAAGVYITNEGNFTWGNASVSYYNFSDQQVTEDAFKAVNNRQLGDVCQSMSIINGKAYIVVNNSFKIEVVTPDSLKSVGVISGLSSPRYILAVGENKAYVTDYKRNAIYVVDLSTNNVIKEIPCKGWTEELVLAANKVFVTNVRKQYLYIVNPASDIIEDSIKIGLNAYSIKTDKNNKVWVLAGKNGSVAAKLHKINPITNAIEQSYSFNASDNPGSLEINGTKDTLYYLNKGVCQLSISDVSLPNAVLIPQGNMLFYGLGIDPASGVIYVSNAIDYVQQGIVYRHLSNGTLLNSFKVGTTPGDFCFY; this is translated from the coding sequence ATGAAAAATATCACAGGATTTGTTTGTGCTGGCATTTTCCTTTTAAGTGCCTGTGTAAGTGACAAAGCCAAAGATGTGAAACCTGAAATACCGGTGGCAGCGAAACCTGCTGCCGGTGTATATATTACCAATGAAGGAAACTTTACTTGGGGAAATGCCTCTGTAAGTTATTATAACTTTTCAGATCAACAGGTGACTGAAGATGCATTTAAAGCAGTTAATAATCGTCAACTGGGAGATGTCTGTCAGTCTATGTCTATTATAAATGGAAAGGCTTACATTGTGGTGAATAATTCATTTAAAATAGAAGTTGTCACTCCTGATAGTCTTAAGTCCGTGGGGGTGATAAGCGGCTTAAGTTCTCCAAGGTATATATTGGCAGTTGGAGAGAATAAAGCTTATGTGACGGATTACAAAAGAAATGCTATTTACGTTGTGGATCTTTCAACCAACAATGTGATTAAAGAAATTCCCTGTAAAGGTTGGACAGAAGAGCTGGTGCTTGCGGCTAACAAGGTTTTTGTAACGAATGTACGAAAGCAATACCTATATATTGTTAATCCTGCAAGTGATATTATAGAAGATAGCATTAAGATAGGTTTGAATGCTTATTCTATTAAAACAGATAAGAATAATAAGGTGTGGGTGCTTGCAGGCAAGAATGGCTCAGTTGCTGCAAAGTTGCATAAGATAAACCCGATTACTAATGCAATTGAACAATCATATTCATTTAATGCCTCAGACAACCCCGGTTCATTAGAGATCAATGGCACAAAAGATACATTATATTATCTGAATAAAGGAGTATGTCAATTGTCTATTTCAGATGTCTCATTACCTAACGCAGTATTGATCCCGCAGGGTAATATGTTGTTTTATGGGTTAGGCATTGATCCTGCATCAGGGGTTATCTATGTCTCGAATGCTATAGATTATGTTCAGCAGGGAATAGTATACCGCCATCTTTCAAACGGAACTTTATTGAATAGTTTTAAAGTCGGCACAACGCCGGGAGATTTCTGTTTTTATTAA